Within Hydra vulgaris chromosome 02, alternate assembly HydraT2T_AEP, the genomic segment GATCAGTTTTACTTTCCTAAAGacagtatgcaaaaaaaattttcaaaaaaccatCACAACTGCCGGCTTGTCAATGGAGATAAAGTTCGCAGACATTGGCTGCAGTATTCTGCAAGTAATGACTCTGTGTATTGCTTCTGCTGAAAACTGTTTAACAGTAGCACAACAACTGCGTCATCTCTTTTTTCAAATGGTTTACATGATTGGATAAACATGTCCGCAATTCTGTCAGGGCATAAGAAAAGCAGTGAACATCAAGCGAATTTTAGGTCATGGAAAGAGTTTGAGCTGCCACTGCCAAGCAATAAAACAACTGATGCCGAACATTTGCGtcttgttaaaaaagaagaacaatATTGGCAGCAAATCTTGAAACGGCTTATAGTTTTAGTTAGAGTTCTTGGTATGCAAAATCTTGCTTTTTGTGGAACACATGAGAAACTAAACACTGCTGATAACGGAAACTTTCTGAAATTTGTAGAACTTTTAGCTTTGTATGACCCACTTATGGATGAGCATCTTCGAAAGATTAAAGACAATGAAACACATGTACATTGCCTAGACAAAGACATACAAAATGAATTGATTCATCTTTTATCTAAtgcaatcaaacaaaaaattttaacatctgCTCGTGAgtctttttcaataattattgatTGCACACCTGATGCGGGTCATGTTGAACAAATGACTATGATCATTCGCTTTTTGGATGTGATTTCAAATCGAGAAAATGGCATTGCAGCAACAGCATCTATAAGGGAACATTTCTTAGATTTTGTGCCTCTAAAGGAGACAACTGGTGCTGTTAAACTGAAACTATCATTAAGCAGTTAGGCAAGATGTCTTTATCTATTAAAAACTTACGCAATCAAGGATATGACAATGGCAGAAATATGAGGACAAAAAATAAGGGTGTCCAACGAAGAATTTTAGATGTCAATCCCCGAGCTTTGTTTATTCCTTGCTGTGCACATACATTGAATTTTGCTGTTAATGATGCTGTTAAATGTTGCTTACGTGTATATGTAATCTTTTCTGTATCAACTCGTCGCTGGGAAGTTTTAACACGACATGTTTCTAATCTCTCTGTTAAACCACTGAGTGAAACAAGGTGGGAAAGCCGAATTGGTGCTTTAAAACCTCTCCGTTATCAACTTGGTGATATCTACGATGCTCTGGCAGAGATTGCGAACGACACAAATTTAACAGGAGCATCTGGTAATTCAATACGGATAGATCCACGGTTTATTACAAACGCTATttctagttttaaattttttaagtcgtTTCTCTGGTTGTGTGGTACAACGTGTTATTTGAGATTAATATAACTAGTAAGCAACTTCAGCCAAAAGAAGTAGATATGCATGGCGCCATAAACTatcctaataaaaataaagaagtttctTGTAAATCACAAAAATGAaatggagtttaaaaaaatactagtaGATGCAGTTGAAATTGCTGTCAGTTTAGAGATAGCTGCACTTTTTGAACCCAAATCAAGCCGTATCAggagaaaaaataaacaatttacaaaTGAAGGAGATGACAAACCTATTTAAGatccaaaagaaaaattaaaaataaacttttactttgCTATTCTTGACAAAGCAATACAATTGGTTGAAGAAAGATTTACTCTTATACAAACAATAAGTTTGTTGTTTGGTTTTCTCTATGATGTTCACAGTTTAAAGAGTGTAACAAGCAAAGAAGTTATGGAACATTGCTTGAATCCTGAGAAAGCTATGCAACATGTAAGCTCCAAAGATATCGATGCAGTTGATCTATGTAGTGAACTGAAATCAATTTCAAGACGAATTGTAAGGTGTAAAGTGTCATtagatttacaaaattttatattaaacaataatctaACAGATTGTGTCCCCAACACTGTTATAGTTTTAAGAATCCTATTGACACTTCTAGCCTCTGTGGCTAGTGGTGAGCGAAGCTTCTCAAAACTcaaactgataaaaatatttttgagaacgTTTATGCAGCAAGAAAGACTTGCTGGATTAGCTACTCTGTCAACATATAGTGAACATGATATTGCTAAAAACATTAGCCAGACGAAACTTGTTTCtacatttgcaaaaacaaaagcgcgaaaagtaaagttttaaaattctttattaatatattataaagttacatGAATATACGCTTCTTTATGATTATGGATGTATGTATTCTTCCAAATTTATATgcaaaatgtaattaaaataacttaagcATTCCATTGTGAAAGTAAGTTGGGAAGGGGTACGGGCGCAGTGTGTCAGATTCGCCTAGGGTGCCAAATACTTTAACGCCGGccctgtttatatatatatatatatatatatatatatatatatatatatatatatatatatatatatacaaatatataaatatatatatttatatatatgtatatatataaatatacatatatatatatatatatatatatatatatatatatatatttcaatatgtataaatatatatatatatatatatatatatatataattatgtataagtatatatatatatatatatatatatatatatatatatatttacatatatgtatatgtatatatatatacatatatatacatatacatatatgtaaaaatatatatatttttatgtatatataaatacatatatatatatatatatatatattatatatatatatatatatatatatatatatatgcatatatattttttttaaatatgtatatatatatatatatatatatatatatatatgtatatatatatatatataaacttatatatatatatatatatatatatatatatatatatttttatttacaaatatgtatatatatatatatatatatatatatatatatatatatatatatatatatatatatatatagtgttgtCACTGTACTAAAATATCAGTATTTAGTACCAATACCTGTCAAAATACTTGGTAATTGTTACCAAATTCGGTACCTTATTAAAGAAAGAATTAAACTGACCACAAACTAAATTATGCTCTCGAGTCTTAATTATAAGGGAAAGGAGGGGAGGGGGACAAATGGAGGGGGAGAGTTTAAACCCAGATCTAATAAACGGGGGAGggattttatcatttaaataggGTTTTTTATGCTGATGTAAATTTTATGCAGTGGCGAGAAATAAATCATAAggtcatttttaacaaatcgcgattttaaaagcatgttttatttttgtcattgaCTAAATAATAGGGTATATCATACTTTTGcatgttttaattttcattcaGTATGTCACTTTTCCTATGTATTCATAAACTCTGAGTTGAATGGTATGATTTATTTTGGTGAAAAAACAAGTCTAGCTACTGggaaaacgttttttaatttttaaaaaaattgtgtttttttactaaatgatgactgtttatgttataaatgtacataataattatttaaaatattgtttaaccTTATgcctaatttttataatatgctttgagtttttaacaaaattattttgtgtataAGTATCAGTTAATATTCaaatatactttgaaaatattataattaccattttagattttatttcaaattaattgctatactTGCTGTATTTATATCTTCCAGattcataatatattaaaaaaagaaaaatggcaTTATCAGTTAGCAAGAAAACCAGAAAATCGATTAACACCAAACCAAGTGAGTATCTTGGAGGTCCTAAAAAGTTTCTCCAAACTGAATTTCCAACATTACGTGATTGTTTGCAGCGATGTCTAGATCTGCAGCGAAACACAATACTAGTCTGTGAAAAAAATCCGCGTAACATATCAAtgcaagaaattttttctaatgttgcTAATGAAGTTGCAGAACGGTGGCTTATTTCCAACACAGAATTTAAAGAACCCATAGTTTGTGGAACTAAAGCAATAGCACTAAGAATTAATAGAAGTTGGTCTGCATTCTCTAAGATAGCTCGACACAAATCTCAAAAGGCAAACAAAAAATGCTGGGAACCTAAACTTGATAAACTTTTAGATATTGCTTTTTGCAAATGCAGAATCGTTTACTGCAGTGATAATGATGCCCCTTGCAACGAATCTTGTGATGACGGTGCTCATTGCTTTTGCAAATGTGACTTAAATTTAAGAATTCCTAAAAAAGAACTTATTTGGATAAAAACCCAGCGAGAAAAACAAGGCAGTGTTTCATGTATGCAAGAATTTGGTCTTGATCTTAAAGAGACTGCCAAACTTAGGCTAAAATGCTTACGCAAGTCAACTGATCAAGCAAGACTCACGCGACAACGTGAAGAAGCTTCAAAGTATAAGTTAGAATCATCAGTCTCTATTTATCCAACCGATGTTAGATTTGATGATGAAAGTACGGGTGTTACaatagaaattaataataattccaATGATGTGATAGTCAGTGATAGCGATAAAGTCAGTGATAGCGAAGAGGACTCGACAATTGAAAATCAAGAGAGTTATGTTAAACTAAACTACCTTGATATTAGTAATGCTGTCGTTGCCTCTATCAGATTTGGTGTATCATCGACTGCTACTGCTGCTATCATTAATGGTCTACTGAAAGGTATTATGAAGGCAGGGAaacttgttgaaaataaaaaaaatctcatatgTGATAGTATGAAAGTTTTTCGTGCCAAAGAGTGTGCTATGAAGTATTCTAGAGTAGAAGAAAATTTCGACTgtgaaagaaatataattactggaatttttgtagatggtagaaaagataaaactttaGTTCTTATCCATGATAAACCACAGGCACCTTCagaaaacaaattatcaaagaaaatcATATAACTGTGACAGAAGAGCCTAGAGGTCGCTACCTTACTCATTATACACCAAAACCTAAGTCAGAAATATCTAAACCAGCTAAGCAATGTGCTATTGGATTATTCGACTGGTTAATGGAAAGAGGTAAAGATCTTAATCTCCAACTAATTGGCAGTGATACAACAAATGAAATGTCTGGATGGAAAGGTGGAATGCTTCATTTTGTGGAAGAACTTCTCAATCGAAAACTTTTTAGATCTTTTTGCTGGCTTCACATTAATGAGCTTCCATTCCGTCATATTATGGAAAAACTTGATGGACCAACTTCTTCAGATAAAGGATGGAGTGAAGCAGTAGGTAAACTGTTTTCCAAAGTAGAAAATCTTGAAAGAATTACTAAATTTATGCCAATTCCGCTTCTGGAGCCTCTTGTTACTATAAGTGAAGATTTCTTAAAGCAAATGAGCACTGACAGTTTAGTCGCATGGAAgtatttaaatgcaatattgAAAGGAAAGCTCGATCCTGAAGTAGCAGCTCTTAAATGTGGTAGATTGTCTCACAGTCGATGGCTTACTTGTGGCATGAGATGCCTGCTTCTCTATATGAGTAAACATGATCTTGAACCTGCTAATGCAGAGATCTTAAGACTGCTTGCAACTTCGGTGACTCAGGTTTATTTTCCTATGTTCTTTGAGATTAAAGTTAAGCATGATATTAAATATGGTTCTTGTcatcttttaaagttgtttCAACTTTGGCAGAAGCAAGATGATAGGATTAAAGAAGCATCTAAACTTTATCTCAAAAGTGAATCTTGGTGGGCTCATCCTGAGAATATACTTGTCTCACTTCTCTGTTCTGATAACTCAGAACAAAGGTTATTTGCCGTTGACATAATATTGGCAGTTAAGGCCGGAAGTGAACTTGGCTCAACTGATGTTAGACCATTTAAAGTTCCGCAAACAATAAACCTTGATGCTTGTGACATCAAAGAACTTATCGACTGGGAAAAAAGAGGTCATCACTGAACCAATTTTCACTGCAAATATGTCGTTAGTCCAACTCAATGCATTGATAGTTTCTCCCATGCAGCTACCTCTATACTCATTACATACCCAAAGTTGCGAGAGAGCAGTCAAATTAGTCACAGAAGCAGCTCAGTCAGTCTGTGGTTTGGATAAAAGAGATGGTTTTATAAGAACTCAATTGCGAAATCGTGAATTAATGCCTTTgtttaaatcaagaaaagactttaagtaatttatgtaattactaatttagtatttttgatttttatttatactttgttgtgcataacattaaatgttaaataaatacttggttttaatgttgattttataagaattttggggagctaaaacaaaaattaaggtGATATATCTTGATcttataatcataataaaactaatattgatAGAAGGGAGGGGGGGGGAACGCGGAAGCCCTAGCCGTGCATTCTGGCTCAAGAATTCTGGAAgctaaattataattttgtgttttataacaaatggtttattttttacctaatatattttaatttttattattaattgactaaaaacatttaaaaaaaccgGTAGCTAGACatcaatattttgcaaaaatattattatatttgaattcCTCGTACCCAAATACATAGGAATCCAAGCGTGCTAGTCaaaattctgaaaatttaatttttggctCAAGTATGATATACCCTACTAAATAattatactcttttttttgAGGCCAAATTTCACTGATCTTTTGTTAAGGATTCGAGAGTAATCATGCATAGTAGGCTGGggtgaaaataaaagtttgatttCATAAATGGATTGGCAAATAGGTACGGTTTATTGTGATGaagtttacacttttttttattttcaccgCATCCTAATGTTTAGTGCAAAATGTCGTAAATTCCCATTTTTAGCaaatacttgaattttttttctcaaaacattttaaataaaataaataaaaattttttctgacgtttctttcaacttttttttttttttttttatagtttatttcgTCATTTTCataataagttatttacaaaatattttgagttgAAGAAATGACCGGAGCAGGCAGAAGACAAAAGTTTTATCATCTAGCCCCGTTGTATCGTTTACATTAtcataaatcataaatttttacaatatcaataaaataatataaatacttttaaataaacattttacattttcttacatatataaaaaaaaaacaaattatacattcataaaaatatatatgtataaaaaaaaaaaagaattaaatataaattttgataaataagcaaaaattatatgttttacttttgagcaaatgaaataaaagttaagaattgaaaaagaagattttaaaaataaaatagaatttgaGATATGTCATAATCaagtaactgtttttttttaaataactttgaaaatttgaagtgaaattaaagttttactttcaaTTGGAAGGAATGAGTTCCACAATTGTGGCCCTCGGTATGCTATTGAGAAATTAGACTgttttaataaggtttttgGTACCTGATAGTTATGCAATGAAtgctttgtttgatatttatgatttataataacaaaaaggtCGTCAAAAATAATTGGCAGCATACGATGTTAAAatctaaacatgaataaaagaatattgtGGATATTTAATTGATAATCATTAAGCACTCCAAGCTTTTTAAGCAGTGGATTGGCACTGGTGTATTTATTAGCATTTAATATAAGGCGGCttgcttgtttttgtttattcaagATACGCTTTAATATTGATGGATAAATGCTGGCCCAcgcaatattacaataactgATATAGCTATGGATAAACGAAAAGTAGATAAGTTTTAAGCAGTTTTTATCCAACATATGTCTTGTATTGTACATAATTCCaatactctttaaaattttattttctatttaattaatgTGGTCTTTCCAACTTACTTGTTCGTCAAGTAAAACGCCTGAAAATTTAATGCAGAATGTCCTTtgtaaattagttttttctattgaaatatTTGGGAGTTTTAGGGGCAAAGTTTCAGATTTGGAGGGTTtagaaaaaagaatatatttgcttttagttttatttagagAGAGTTTGTTGACCTTCAACCATTCATTGAGGTTGTCAAGCTCACGATTCATAGTGATAAAGATTGAGTCTATGTTTGAGTGGGTATAAAAAACCTGAGTGTCGTCAGCAAAAAGATTGAAACTTAATACACTAGAAGATAAGTAAATATCGTttatatagataataaataataaaggccCTAGAATAGATCCCTGTGGAACTCCGCAAGAAATGTTTTCTAGTTTCGTACAGGTTTTGTCATAAGATACACATTGTTTGCGATTattaaaataggaaaaaaaccatttataattattatttttgacacCATAATTTCTGAGTTTGTAAACAAGAATAGTATGGTCCACAGTATCGAAGGCCTTTGAGAGGTCAATAAAAACCCCAAGAGTATATTGGTTGTTTTCAAATTcgtttaaaatttctttaactaatttaattaccGCATGTTCTGTCGAGTGCCCTTTTCTAAACCCGTACTGTAACTTATAGactcaagtttttaaattttatttttgttttggtgtaTGTAAATTGTGTAAATATTTgctattttgcaaaaaaaaaaagaaatattagaaAAGAGAGTTTTTGAGAAACGACTTAATTCCTACTTATGATAGATTATTAGGAATTTCCAAATCATTCCAAATTAGGCTTTAACTGACGGTAATAATGCCATCAAAAAAGATATGAAGcggttttttcattaaaaattttagttttcattttcTTAGTACTATAACCGAAAAATCGTAAAACTGAattattcttttcaaaaaaaggcTGTTGGCTAGTCGCTAATTTTAAACGCCTATGGGTTGAAATCgttaatttatctttatatactatatttagtttcaagaagaaaatttaattggaaaaaaaatttcataaacttAATACTTGTACAAGTTGTTTATgttcaaaaaaggaaaaaagtcAACATGTTATAAACCAATCACTAAGAATCGAGTATGAAG encodes:
- the LOC136075976 gene encoding uncharacterized protein LOC136075976; protein product: MSLSIKNLRNQGYDNGRNMRTKNKGVQRRILDVNPRALFIPCCAHTLNFAVNDAVKCCLRVYVIFSVSTRRWEVLTRHVSNLSVKPLSETRWESRIGALKPLRYQLGDIYDALAEIANDTNLTGASVVSLVVWYNVLFEINITSKQLQPKEVDMHGAINYPNKNKEVSYPKEKLKINFYFAILDKAIQLVEERFTLIQTISLLFGFLYDVHSLKSVTSKEVMEHCLNPEKAMQHVSSKDIDAVDLCSELKSISRRIVRCKVSLDLQNFILNNNLTDCVPNTVIVLRILLTLLASVASGERSFSKLKLIKIFLRTFMQQERLAGLATLSTYSEHDIAKNISQTKLVSTFAKTKARKVKF